The following proteins are co-located in the Chryseobacterium daecheongense genome:
- a CDS encoding sodium:solute symporter — protein sequence MSPIILLSIIVVYFALLLWVAYKTGKGSDNESFFIGNRKSNWMLVAFGMIGTSLSGVTFVSVPGAVGKDSFSYLQITLGYLIGYITVAYVLLPLYYRLKLTSIYGYLQQRMGQLSYKSGAWIFIVSRLVGATARLYLVVNILQVTILDSLGVPFIVTTLIILAMIILYTYEGGVKTIVWTDTLQTSCMLLGLIICTIYMLNHLDLSVGQSLSAMSSKGYTKIFEMDFNSPGFFIKQILAGAFITITMTGIDQEMMQKSLSVTKLKDSQKNMVTLGFILLGVISLFLYMGGLLYLFGESQGGHLTEVIVDGIPKKEFILNGKDIFGDKIFPEVALNHMPGFISIIFIIALISALFPSADGAMTALTSSLCIDIFGMKEKKEWTDHKKEKFRKNVHLLVALSFLVMVIIFKVINDNSMIGLILKLAGFTYGPLLGLFAFGIFTTYKVKDKLVPYVCIAAPIISYFIDKYQTPIFGDFKIGLELLIINGLLTFLGLLIIRKK from the coding sequence ATGTCTCCAATTATATTACTGTCCATTATCGTTGTATACTTTGCGCTGCTTCTCTGGGTAGCTTATAAAACCGGTAAAGGAAGTGACAACGAGAGTTTCTTCATTGGAAACCGTAAAAGTAATTGGATGCTTGTTGCCTTTGGAATGATAGGAACTTCACTTTCCGGAGTAACTTTTGTGAGTGTTCCGGGAGCTGTGGGTAAAGACAGTTTCTCCTATCTGCAGATAACCCTGGGCTATCTTATCGGGTATATTACCGTTGCATATGTATTGCTTCCTTTGTATTACCGCCTTAAACTCACTTCCATCTACGGCTATCTTCAGCAGAGAATGGGACAGCTTTCTTACAAATCTGGAGCCTGGATATTTATTGTTTCAAGGTTGGTAGGAGCTACAGCAAGATTGTACCTGGTTGTCAATATCCTACAGGTAACCATATTGGACAGCTTAGGAGTTCCGTTCATTGTGACCACTCTCATCATTCTGGCTATGATTATTTTATATACCTATGAAGGAGGAGTAAAGACCATTGTGTGGACCGATACCCTGCAGACTTCCTGTATGCTTCTGGGACTGATTATCTGCACCATCTACATGCTGAACCACCTGGATCTTAGCGTTGGACAAAGTTTGAGTGCCATGAGCAGTAAAGGTTATACGAAAATATTTGAAATGGATTTTAATTCTCCGGGGTTCTTTATCAAACAGATTCTTGCGGGAGCATTTATTACCATCACCATGACCGGAATCGATCAGGAAATGATGCAGAAAAGCCTTTCCGTAACGAAACTGAAGGATTCTCAGAAAAATATGGTAACCTTAGGATTTATTTTGTTAGGAGTAATATCATTGTTCCTGTATATGGGAGGCCTTCTTTATCTTTTTGGAGAAAGCCAGGGAGGTCACCTTACAGAGGTCATTGTAGATGGTATCCCCAAAAAGGAGTTTATACTGAACGGGAAAGATATTTTTGGAGATAAGATTTTCCCTGAAGTGGCATTAAACCATATGCCCGGGTTTATTTCAATTATCTTCATCATTGCTTTAATTTCAGCTTTATTTCCAAGTGCAGACGGAGCCATGACAGCACTTACCTCCTCTTTGTGTATTGATATCTTTGGAATGAAGGAAAAGAAAGAATGGACAGATCATAAAAAGGAGAAATTCCGTAAAAATGTTCACCTTCTGGTAGCGCTTTCTTTCCTGGTTATGGTAATTATTTTCAAGGTCATCAATGATAATTCCATGATCGGATTGATCCTGAAATTAGCAGGATTTACATACGGACCTCTTTTAGGACTTTTCGCTTTTGGTATTTTTACTACATACAAGGTTAAAGACAAACTTGTTCCTTATGTTTGTATTGCAGCGCCTATTATATCCTATTTTATTGATAAGTATCAGACGCCTATTTTCGGAGACTTTAAAATAGGACTGGAATTACTGATCATCAACGGACTATTAACATTCCTGGGGCTTTTAATCATCAGAAAAAAATAA
- a CDS encoding GNAT family N-acetyltransferase produces the protein MIEVKQNNDEKHGSFEAFIDGNRAGLMTYTWAGEERFIIDHTEVEEAYNGKGVGKEMVLAAVDFARKQGKKIIALCPFAKATFQKNEDLQDVVV, from the coding sequence ATGATAGAGGTAAAACAAAACAACGACGAAAAACACGGAAGTTTTGAGGCTTTCATAGACGGAAACCGCGCAGGGCTAATGACATACACCTGGGCAGGAGAAGAAAGATTCATTATTGATCATACGGAAGTAGAGGAAGCTTACAACGGAAAAGGCGTTGGCAAAGAAATGGTTTTAGCGGCGGTAGATTTCGCAAGAAAACAAGGCAAAAAAATAATTGCACTTTGTCCTTTTGCGAAAGCTACTTTCCAGAAAAACGAAGATCTTCAGGACGTCGTAGTCTAG
- a CDS encoding OsmC family protein: MGVTVKASLGKTKYYTEVVAGENKIITDEPLDKGGQNKGFNPFEILATSLASCTAATLRMYIERKEWDVEKINVEVDLENFPLTKRAVFKRDISFEGTNLDDEQLKRLHTIADACPIHKILTNDIEILTKFS, encoded by the coding sequence ATGGGCGTAACAGTAAAAGCAAGTTTAGGAAAAACAAAATACTATACAGAAGTAGTAGCCGGTGAAAATAAAATCATCACGGATGAACCTTTAGATAAAGGAGGGCAAAACAAAGGATTCAACCCCTTTGAGATTCTTGCCACTTCTTTGGCAAGCTGTACTGCTGCAACCTTAAGAATGTATATTGAAAGGAAGGAATGGGATGTGGAAAAAATCAACGTAGAGGTTGATCTGGAAAATTTCCCCCTTACCAAAAGAGCTGTTTTTAAAAGAGATATCAGCTTTGAAGGAACCAACCTCGATGACGAACAATTGAAAAGGCTGCATACGATTGCTGATGCGTGTCCGATACATAAGATACTAACAAACGATATAGAAATATTAACCAAATTTTCATAA
- a CDS encoding (4Fe-4S)-binding protein, producing METHEYTNGDLTVVWMPKKCIHSAVCVKMLPQVYNPKDRPWIKVENATTQELINQIEQCPSGALSYKINTEK from the coding sequence ATGGAAACACACGAATATACCAACGGAGATCTTACCGTAGTCTGGATGCCTAAGAAATGTATCCACTCTGCAGTTTGTGTAAAAATGTTACCCCAGGTTTATAATCCAAAGGACAGACCATGGATCAAGGTAGAAAACGCAACAACTCAGGAACTCATCAATCAAATAGAACAATGTCCTTCCGGGGCATTGAGTTACAAAATTAATACTGAAAAATAA
- a CDS encoding TMEM175 family protein: MTKGRLEAFSDGVLAIIITIMVLELKVPEGDSWASLKPIIPKVLAYVFSFIYVGIYWNNHHHLFQAAKKINGTILWANLHLLFWLSLMPIATEWIGTTHFAKNPVAAYGIGLFMCAIAYTIMENLIVRCEGENSKLKEAIHSRFKEYISIVFYISGIATSFFYPYIALCFYYIVALIWLIPDRRIEKLLKEE; the protein is encoded by the coding sequence ATGACCAAAGGAAGACTGGAAGCGTTCAGTGATGGTGTTTTGGCCATTATCATTACCATTATGGTACTGGAACTTAAAGTACCGGAAGGTGACAGCTGGGCAAGTCTCAAACCGATTATCCCAAAAGTTCTGGCTTATGTCTTTAGTTTTATCTATGTGGGAATTTATTGGAACAATCATCATCACTTGTTCCAGGCAGCCAAAAAAATCAACGGAACTATTCTTTGGGCAAATTTGCATTTACTGTTCTGGCTCTCTTTAATGCCGATTGCTACGGAATGGATAGGTACTACACATTTCGCTAAAAACCCGGTTGCTGCCTATGGAATCGGATTGTTCATGTGCGCCATAGCCTATACAATTATGGAAAACTTAATTGTCCGCTGTGAGGGAGAGAATTCAAAGCTAAAAGAAGCCATCCATTCCAGGTTTAAGGAATATATTTCAATTGTATTTTATATATCCGGAATCGCGACTTCATTTTTTTATCCTTATATTGCTCTATGTTTTTATTACATTGTTGCTCTTATATGGCTGATTCCAGACAGAAGAATCGAAAAATTACTAAAAGAAGAATAA
- a CDS encoding NAD(P)H-dependent oxidoreductase gives MKILAFAGSSSSTSINKELVKFVLKDFQNEDINLIDLNDYTMPVFSVDLEKKGFPDAAHQFLKRIEDCDVIICSLAEHNRSYSAAFKNIFDWASRINVKVFQNKPMLLMSTSPGGYGGGNVMNTAKTFFPQFAADIKETFSLPKFYENFDLESGVINPDMLKELNEKIKNFKTEITN, from the coding sequence ATGAAAATATTAGCATTTGCGGGAAGTAGCTCTTCCACCTCTATCAACAAAGAACTGGTTAAATTTGTTTTGAAGGATTTTCAAAATGAAGATATTAATTTAATTGACCTTAACGATTATACAATGCCTGTTTTTTCTGTAGATCTTGAAAAAAAAGGATTCCCGGATGCCGCACATCAATTCTTAAAAAGAATCGAAGACTGTGATGTTATTATTTGTTCACTGGCCGAACATAACAGATCATACAGCGCTGCTTTTAAAAATATATTTGACTGGGCTTCAAGGATTAATGTGAAGGTTTTTCAGAACAAGCCCATGCTTCTCATGAGCACCTCACCGGGTGGTTATGGTGGTGGAAATGTAATGAATACAGCCAAAACGTTCTTCCCCCAGTTCGCAGCGGATATTAAGGAAACCTTCTCCTTACCGAAATTCTATGAAAACTTTGATCTGGAAAGTGGTGTCATAAATCCGGATATGCTCAAAGAGCTGAATGAAAAAATCAAAAATTTTAAAACAGAGATTACAAACTGA
- a CDS encoding pirin family protein translates to MSNIGLIIEEKAADIGNFLVGRLLPFREKRAVGPFVFIDHMGPSELKDYQNLDVPPHPHIGLSTLTYLLEGSIFHRDSIGSAMEIKPGAVNWMTAGKGVVHSERTPEYLRETDKKLHGFQIWVGLPKHLEQSEPTFHHTEADELPVWENGDIHYKLIAGEAFGKKSPVPVHSKLFFIEIKTKSAQKISIGQDLYGEAAMYVLDGTVNIEGNTYGSKQLLIAKDTKLCEFEMSENATVYLFGGEPFEEERFIFWNFVNSDREVIDQAKVNWNDQNHDAFPLVPGDEDEFVPLPKAILNRK, encoded by the coding sequence ATGTCAAATATTGGACTTATCATAGAAGAAAAAGCCGCAGATATAGGAAACTTTTTAGTCGGAAGACTTTTACCTTTCCGTGAAAAAAGAGCCGTAGGCCCATTTGTTTTTATAGATCACATGGGACCGTCAGAATTAAAAGATTATCAAAACCTGGATGTACCACCTCATCCCCATATCGGATTATCCACTTTAACTTATCTTCTGGAGGGATCTATTTTTCACCGTGACAGTATCGGAAGTGCCATGGAAATAAAACCGGGAGCCGTCAACTGGATGACAGCAGGAAAGGGAGTGGTACATTCCGAAAGAACTCCGGAATATTTAAGAGAAACTGATAAAAAATTACATGGTTTTCAAATCTGGGTAGGCCTTCCAAAACATCTGGAGCAAAGTGAACCGACGTTCCATCATACGGAGGCAGATGAACTTCCGGTTTGGGAAAATGGAGACATCCACTACAAACTAATTGCCGGAGAAGCCTTTGGAAAAAAATCTCCCGTTCCCGTTCATAGTAAGCTTTTTTTCATTGAGATAAAAACAAAATCGGCACAAAAAATCAGCATCGGACAGGACTTGTACGGTGAAGCGGCCATGTATGTTCTGGATGGCACTGTAAATATCGAAGGAAACACCTATGGCTCGAAACAATTGCTTATTGCAAAGGACACCAAGCTATGTGAGTTTGAAATGAGCGAAAATGCAACCGTCTATCTTTTCGGAGGCGAACCCTTTGAAGAAGAGCGCTTTATATTCTGGAATTTCGTAAATTCGGATAGAGAAGTAATTGATCAGGCTAAAGTAAACTGGAATGACCAGAACCACGATGCCTTTCCTTTAGTTCCAGGAGATGAGGACGAATTTGTTCCGCTTCCTAAAGCAATTCTGAACAGAAAATAA
- a CDS encoding GNAT family N-acetyltransferase: protein MKPEFENIPLVKNESKKRFEIEVNGHFAFIDYRETDSQIILIHTEADPELAGTGAAVAVVEKTLVYIEESLKKLLPFCPYVFAYIKKHPEWKRIVDITFERYDQL, encoded by the coding sequence ATGAAGCCAGAGTTTGAAAATATTCCACTTGTAAAAAATGAATCAAAAAAGAGATTCGAAATTGAAGTAAATGGGCATTTTGCTTTCATTGATTACCGTGAAACCGACAGTCAGATCATTTTAATTCATACGGAGGCTGACCCAGAATTGGCAGGTACCGGAGCTGCCGTAGCAGTTGTAGAGAAAACATTGGTTTACATTGAAGAAAGTCTTAAAAAACTACTCCCGTTTTGTCCTTATGTTTTTGCTTATATTAAAAAGCATCCGGAATGGAAACGCATTGTGGACATAACGTTTGAAAGATATGACCAGCTTTAA
- a CDS encoding pirin family protein, giving the protein MTTKKVEIVVSPKPAHFVGDGFRVHNFIPGASGLDMKRMDPFIMLDYNSKFHFNGSEKPRGVGVHPHRGFETVTIAYQGKVEHHDSSGGGGIIGQGDVQWMTAARGVLHKEYHEREWSKTGGIFQMVQLWVNLPAQDKMSKPKYQAIKNSDMKIVDLKENGFIEVIAGEYSGNKGPAYTFTPVHMMNAKLKSGGKADFNFPAHFNTAALIIEGSIIVNGNEKAKTDQLVLFENKGEEFSIEASEDAVVLIISGEPINEPIVPHGPFVMNTREEIMQAFEDFNTGKFGYLED; this is encoded by the coding sequence ATGACAACTAAAAAAGTAGAAATCGTAGTATCTCCAAAGCCTGCCCATTTTGTAGGTGATGGGTTCAGAGTTCATAATTTTATACCCGGTGCATCAGGATTAGATATGAAAAGAATGGATCCTTTTATTATGCTCGATTATAATTCAAAATTCCATTTTAACGGATCTGAGAAACCAAGAGGAGTTGGAGTACATCCGCACCGAGGTTTTGAAACTGTAACCATAGCGTATCAGGGAAAAGTAGAACATCACGACAGTTCGGGAGGTGGTGGTATAATTGGTCAGGGAGACGTTCAGTGGATGACCGCTGCAAGAGGTGTTTTACATAAGGAATACCACGAAAGGGAATGGTCTAAAACCGGTGGAATCTTTCAGATGGTTCAGCTTTGGGTGAATCTTCCAGCGCAGGATAAAATGAGCAAACCTAAATATCAGGCCATCAAAAACTCCGATATGAAGATCGTTGATCTGAAAGAAAACGGGTTTATTGAGGTGATCGCAGGGGAATATTCAGGAAACAAAGGACCTGCATATACCTTTACTCCGGTACACATGATGAACGCAAAATTAAAATCCGGAGGAAAAGCTGATTTTAATTTTCCTGCTCACTTTAATACTGCTGCCCTTATCATTGAAGGGAGTATTATTGTGAATGGAAATGAAAAAGCAAAAACCGATCAATTGGTATTATTTGAAAACAAAGGAGAGGAATTTAGCATTGAAGCCAGTGAAGACGCAGTGGTACTGATCATTAGTGGAGAGCCAATCAATGAACCCATTGTTCCGCATGGCCCTTTTGTAATGAATACAAGAGAGGAAATCATGCAGGCTTTTGAAGATTTCAACACCGGAAAATTCGGATATTTAGAAGATTAA
- a CDS encoding MFS transporter encodes MSETNSSLTSIKKILPLILATAIFMQMLDSTILNTSLPSIAKDLKESPLNMQNAIISYVLTLAVFMPASGFLADRFGTKRVFIFSLVLFSLGSLFCALSQNLTHLVISRVIQGVGGSLMTPVGKLALIKTFDKSELLKAMNFAIIPALIGPVLGPLVGGYMVDYLSWHWIFLINIPIGFLGIILGIKYMPNYKSKDVDFDLKGFMIFAAASLLLSISLELFGDLQNITPVLLIFILGFLFLYYYYKHAKKEGNPIFPLNLFQVRTFRVGIVGNLATRLGISAVPLLLPLMIQIAYKQTAVTSGWIVAPMALTAILGKSSVIKILNRFGYRQTLMVNTFVIGTLICMLAIPDIHTNLLWFIPIIAVLGFFNSIQFTSMNTISIADLRNFQTSSGNSLISVNQQLAIGFGIAFGLIVLKIFESTDLIKGEIHNAFRYTFLTVGFLTILSGLVFRRLHISDGKNMKSKE; translated from the coding sequence ATGTCTGAAACCAATTCATCTCTAACGTCGATTAAAAAAATCCTTCCACTGATTCTTGCTACCGCTATTTTCATGCAGATGCTTGATTCTACAATTCTGAACACTTCTTTACCTTCTATTGCCAAAGATCTAAAAGAGTCTCCGCTCAATATGCAAAACGCCATAATCAGCTACGTTCTGACTCTGGCAGTTTTCATGCCTGCGAGCGGCTTTTTAGCAGATAGATTCGGAACAAAAAGAGTTTTCATCTTCTCCCTGGTTCTCTTCAGCCTGGGTTCCTTATTCTGTGCATTATCGCAAAACCTCACTCACCTTGTTATTTCAAGAGTTATCCAGGGAGTGGGCGGCAGTTTAATGACACCCGTTGGAAAATTAGCCCTCATTAAAACCTTTGATAAAAGTGAATTATTAAAAGCTATGAATTTCGCTATCATTCCCGCTCTTATCGGTCCTGTATTGGGGCCGTTGGTTGGTGGTTATATGGTAGATTATTTATCCTGGCACTGGATATTCCTTATTAATATCCCAATTGGCTTTTTAGGGATTATTCTGGGAATTAAGTACATGCCTAATTACAAGTCGAAGGACGTTGATTTCGATCTCAAAGGCTTTATGATTTTTGCAGCAGCCTCCCTCCTGCTATCCATTTCTCTTGAACTTTTTGGAGATCTTCAGAATATAACACCGGTTCTTCTGATCTTTATCTTAGGATTTCTCTTTCTATATTATTATTATAAACATGCAAAAAAGGAAGGAAATCCTATATTTCCTTTAAATCTTTTCCAGGTGCGAACTTTCCGTGTGGGAATTGTAGGAAATCTGGCTACCCGTCTAGGAATCAGTGCTGTTCCTTTACTACTTCCCCTGATGATACAAATCGCCTATAAACAAACAGCAGTTACGTCTGGCTGGATCGTTGCTCCCATGGCTCTGACAGCTATACTCGGAAAATCATCAGTCATTAAAATCCTGAATAGATTTGGTTACCGTCAGACGTTAATGGTTAATACATTCGTCATTGGAACATTAATATGCATGCTGGCCATTCCTGATATTCATACGAATCTTCTATGGTTCATCCCGATCATAGCGGTTTTAGGCTTTTTCAATTCTATCCAATTCACCTCCATGAATACCATTTCCATTGCTGATTTAAGAAATTTCCAGACCAGCAGTGGTAATTCATTAATATCTGTAAATCAACAGCTCGCCATTGGTTTTGGAATTGCTTTTGGTCTTATTGTTCTAAAAATATTTGAAAGTACCGATCTTATTAAAGGAGAAATCCATAATGCTTTCCGCTATACTTTTCTTACAGTTGGTTTTCTCACAATATTATCCGGATTGGTATTCCGAAGACTTCATATTTCAGATGGCAAGAATATGAAATCAAAGGAGTAA
- the asnB gene encoding asparagine synthase B yields MCGIVCLFDAKQKTEILRPQVLEMSKKIRHRGPDWSGVFQNEKVVFSHERLAIVDPTSGKQPLFSKDGNIVLAVNGEIYNHRELKEEFPNYEFQTQSDCEVILALYEKYGKDFLEKLNGIFAFSLYDIKNDVYLIARDHMGICPLYQGWDRNGNFYIASELKALEGICKTIETFLPGHLIYSKDGMELQQWYTRDWTDFDHVKDNESDIQKLRQGLEDAVHRQLMSDVPYGVLLSGGLDSSVISAITAKFARQRIESGDTQEAWYPRLHSFAVGLVGSPDLTAAQKAAEHIGSVHHEVNFTVQEGLDAIRDVIYHLETYDVTTVRASTPMYLLARVIKSMGIKMVLSGEGSDELFGGYLYFHKAPNAKEFHDETVRKLGKLHLYDCLRANKALMSWGIEGRVPFLDKEFMDIAMNINPKDKMIDTADGKIEKWILRKAFEDILPESIVWRQKEQFSDGVGYSWIDTLREVAEKEVTDEMMANAKFRFPLNTPQNKEEYRYRTIFEEHFPSETAAATVPSVPSVACSTPIALEWDEAFKKMNDPSGRAVKVHETSYEG; encoded by the coding sequence ATGTGTGGAATCGTATGTTTGTTTGACGCAAAACAAAAAACAGAAATATTAAGACCTCAGGTCTTGGAAATGTCAAAAAAAATCCGTCATAGAGGTCCGGATTGGAGTGGAGTTTTTCAGAATGAAAAAGTGGTGTTTTCTCACGAAAGATTAGCCATTGTAGATCCTACATCCGGAAAGCAGCCTTTATTTTCTAAAGATGGGAATATTGTCTTAGCCGTAAATGGAGAAATATATAACCACAGAGAACTGAAGGAAGAATTTCCCAACTATGAATTTCAAACCCAATCCGATTGCGAAGTTATTTTAGCACTTTACGAAAAGTATGGTAAAGACTTCCTGGAAAAGCTTAATGGTATTTTCGCATTTTCGTTATATGATATCAAAAATGATGTTTATCTCATCGCGCGGGATCATATGGGAATCTGCCCGCTTTATCAGGGATGGGACAGAAACGGCAACTTCTATATCGCTTCAGAATTAAAAGCACTGGAAGGAATTTGTAAAACCATTGAAACCTTTTTACCGGGGCACCTTATTTACAGTAAAGACGGTATGGAGCTTCAACAATGGTACACAAGAGACTGGACCGATTTTGATCATGTGAAGGATAATGAGAGCGATATACAAAAACTGAGACAAGGATTAGAAGATGCAGTTCACAGACAGCTTATGAGCGACGTTCCTTATGGAGTACTATTATCGGGAGGATTGGATTCTTCTGTAATTTCAGCGATCACTGCAAAATTTGCCCGTCAAAGAATTGAAAGCGGAGATACCCAGGAAGCATGGTATCCGAGACTGCATAGCTTCGCAGTAGGGTTAGTAGGATCTCCTGATCTTACAGCAGCACAAAAAGCAGCAGAACATATCGGCTCTGTCCATCATGAAGTTAATTTTACCGTTCAGGAAGGACTAGATGCTATACGCGATGTAATTTATCATCTGGAAACCTATGACGTAACAACCGTAAGAGCTTCTACTCCCATGTATCTTTTAGCAAGAGTAATCAAATCCATGGGCATTAAAATGGTACTATCAGGTGAAGGTTCTGATGAACTTTTCGGCGGATATCTATATTTCCATAAAGCTCCGAATGCCAAAGAGTTTCACGATGAAACAGTAAGAAAATTAGGAAAACTTCACCTTTATGATTGTTTAAGAGCCAACAAAGCATTGATGAGCTGGGGAATTGAAGGACGTGTTCCCTTTCTTGACAAAGAATTCATGGACATTGCTATGAATATTAACCCTAAAGATAAAATGATTGATACCGCTGATGGCAAAATAGAAAAATGGATTTTAAGAAAAGCTTTTGAAGATATCCTACCGGAATCTATTGTCTGGAGACAAAAGGAGCAATTCTCCGATGGCGTAGGCTATTCATGGATTGATACCTTGCGTGAAGTGGCAGAGAAAGAGGTTACGGACGAAATGATGGCGAATGCAAAATTCAGATTTCCATTGAACACTCCTCAGAATAAAGAAGAATACAGATACAGAACGATCTTTGAAGAACATTTCCCAAGTGAAACGGCGGCAGCAACAGTTCCGTCTGTACCATCTGTGGCTTGTTCCACTCCTATTGCACTGGAATGGGATGAAGCTTTTAAGAAAATGAACGATCCAAGCGGAAGGGCTGTAAAAGTACACGAAACTTCTTATGAGGGATAA
- a CDS encoding GLPGLI family protein, with protein sequence MCKRFLFAFFAFLYYVSSAQTYEIQYTNSYNGKIQTEQSPTFIWVNGSENFILNNSIREQKSEYPFEITKIEKPSNTIVSYGFLKPDEIISTADKESVAKQTFELTNETKKILGYTCRKAVTKINSNTIEIWYTGDLKISGGPSVLGQNLGLVLEIERNKNSLITATSIKKVKKTNIADIIKGPITSTDLLGYKDQLWKSRFTTLKVFENEMINFSDESKSNEKIKRFANGTIILKKVKFPKISEGENVFIELKQQSNGDAYDRTGTVFFIPQNKSQSFFDGLEKGAKTLPVYENGNGKQYYGIIPTDNYDPSIEMMRFFTAFGIQKFNHIQLKGKDWQTISPYRQDITELKPSLSDKELWIGTFIGNYDKGGHTVNLEITIHKSDQTVYKNNTVIPLFNTVNIMEMAGQDYSTMFNAEKGLFVEFTLKKDLKNAQLRYITTGHGGWENGDEFVPKVNSIFVDGKMIFSFTPWRTDCGSYRLYNPASGNFPDGLSSSDLSRSNWCPGTITNPEFISLGDLKAGKHSIQIKIPQGPTEGTSFSSWNVSGVLLGIQ encoded by the coding sequence ATGTGTAAACGATTTTTATTTGCTTTCTTTGCTTTTCTGTATTATGTTTCATCTGCCCAAACCTATGAAATCCAGTATACCAATTCTTACAACGGAAAAATACAGACAGAGCAGTCACCGACTTTTATATGGGTTAACGGCAGTGAAAACTTTATCCTTAATAACTCTATCAGGGAACAAAAGAGCGAATATCCGTTTGAAATTACAAAAATTGAAAAACCTTCAAATACAATTGTATCATACGGGTTTTTAAAGCCTGATGAGATTATTTCTACTGCCGATAAAGAATCAGTAGCCAAACAGACCTTTGAATTAACCAATGAAACAAAAAAAATTCTCGGCTACACCTGCCGGAAGGCTGTCACTAAAATCAACTCCAACACCATAGAAATCTGGTACACAGGAGATTTAAAGATAAGTGGCGGACCTTCAGTGCTAGGACAAAACCTGGGATTGGTTCTGGAAATTGAAAGAAATAAAAATTCTCTGATTACTGCCACTTCTATTAAAAAAGTAAAAAAAACCAATATTGCGGATATCATTAAAGGGCCCATTACCTCTACAGATCTTTTAGGTTACAAAGACCAGCTTTGGAAAAGCCGCTTTACTACTTTGAAAGTTTTTGAAAACGAAATGATCAACTTCTCGGACGAATCCAAATCCAACGAAAAGATAAAAAGATTTGCAAATGGAACAATTATCTTAAAAAAGGTAAAGTTTCCAAAGATATCTGAAGGAGAAAATGTTTTCATTGAATTAAAACAGCAATCCAATGGTGATGCTTATGACAGAACAGGAACCGTTTTCTTTATTCCTCAGAATAAATCGCAATCCTTTTTTGATGGCCTGGAAAAAGGTGCTAAAACACTTCCGGTATACGAAAACGGAAATGGAAAGCAATATTATGGCATTATCCCTACAGATAATTATGATCCGAGCATTGAAATGATGCGCTTCTTTACCGCATTTGGGATTCAAAAATTCAACCACATCCAGCTAAAAGGAAAAGACTGGCAAACAATCAGTCCATACCGTCAGGATATTACAGAACTAAAGCCTTCTTTATCTGATAAAGAATTATGGATTGGAACCTTTATAGGAAACTATGATAAAGGTGGACATACAGTAAATCTGGAGATCACGATTCATAAAAGTGATCAGACTGTTTATAAAAACAATACTGTAATTCCGTTGTTCAATACCGTCAACATCATGGAAATGGCGGGACAGGATTATTCCACGATGTTTAATGCCGAGAAAGGACTCTTCGTAGAATTCACTCTAAAAAAAGATCTGAAAAATGCGCAATTACGTTATATAACGACAGGCCATGGCGGATGGGAAAACGGAGATGAGTTCGTTCCGAAAGTCAATTCCATATTTGTAGATGGAAAAATGATTTTCTCTTTTACACCATGGAGAACAGACTGTGGTTCATACCGTTTATATAACCCTGCATCAGGAAATTTTCCGGATGGACTCTCTTCATCAGATTTAAGCAGATCAAACTGGTGTCCCGGGACTATTACGAATCCAGAATTTATTTCATTGGGAGATTTAAAGGCCGGAAAACACAGTATCCAGATCAAAATTCCTCAAGGCCCTACAGAGGGCACAAGTTTCAGTTCATGGAATGTTTCCGGGGTTTTATTAGGAATTCAATAA